Proteins from a genomic interval of Prionailurus viverrinus isolate Anna chromosome F2, UM_Priviv_1.0, whole genome shotgun sequence:
- the PAG1 gene encoding phosphoprotein associated with glycosphingolipid-enriched microdomains 1 isoform X2, with product MSIQSPSDKEMFSRSITSLATDAPASSEQNGILTNGDILSEDSTLTCMQHYEEVQTSASDLLDSQDSSGKPKCHQSRELPRIPPDSAVDMMLNARAVDGDQGLGTEGPYEVLKDSSSQENMVEDCLYETVKEIKEVAAAVNPGKGHGSRSKSTSTLKELPGPQAPQADFAEYASVDRNKKCRQSVNAETVLGNSCDLEEEAPPPVPVKLLDENENLQEKRESKTGDEGATEGTSETNKRFSSLSYKSREEDPTLTEEEISAMYSSVNKPGQSGNKSGQSLKAPESTYTSIQSTAQRSPSSCNDLYATVKDFEKTPNSGSMLPAAVRPSEEPEPDYEAIQALNREEEKATPETNGHRGLLPKENDYESIGDLQQCRDITRL from the exons ATGAGCATTCAAAGT CCTTCTGACAAGGAGATGTTCAGCCGCTCAATAACTAGCCTGGCCACAGATGCACCTGCCAGCAGTGAACAGAACGGAATACTCACCAATGGAGACA TTCTTTCAGAAGACAGTACTCTGACCTGTATGCAACATTATGAGGAAGTCCAGACCTCAGCTTCAGATCTGCTGGACTCCCAGGACAGCTCGGGGAAGCCAAAATGTCATCAGAGCCGGGAACTGCCCAGAATTCCTCCGGACAGCGCCGTGGACATGATGCTCAACGCGAGAGCCGTGGATGGGGACCAGGGCCTGGGGACGGAAGGGCCGTACGAAGTACTCAAGGATAGTTCCTCCCAAGAAAATATGGTGGAGGACTGCTTGTATGAAActgtgaaagaaattaaggaggtGGCGGCAGCTGTGAACCCAGGGAAAGGCCATGGCAGCAGGTCAAAGTCAACTTCCACTTTGAAAGAGCTTCCGGGGCCTCAAGCCCCCCAAGCAGACTTTGCTGAGTATGCCTCGGTGGACAGAAACAAAAAATGTCGACAGAGTGTTAATGCGGAGACTGTTCTTGGAAATTCATGCGATCTGGAAGAGGAAGCCCCACCACCTGTCCCCGTTAAACTCCTGGATGAGAATGAAAACCttcaggagaagagagagagcaagacaggaGACGAAGGAGCCACAGAGGGGACCAGTGAAACCAACAAG AGATTTAGTTCATTGTCATACAAGTCCCGGGAAGAGGACCCGACTCTCACAGAAGAAGAG ATCTCAGCCATGTATTCATCAGTAAATAAACCTGGGCAGTCAGGGAATAAATCGGGACAGTCTCTTAAAGCTCCAGAGTCCACCTACACCTCCATCCAAAGCACCGCTCAGAGATCCCCCTCTTCCTGTAACGATCTCTACGCGACTGTTAAAGACTTCGAGAAAACGCCAAACAGCGGTAGCATGCTTCCAGCAGCAGTGAGACCCAGTGAGGAACCCGAGCCCGATTATGAAGCAATACAGGCTctaaacagagaggaagaaaaggccaCCCCAGAGACCAATGGCCACCGAGGCCTTCTCCCGAAGGAGAATGACTATGAGAGCATTGGGGATTTGCAGCAGTGCAGAGACATCACCAGGCTCTAG